A region from the Mesorhizobium huakuii genome encodes:
- a CDS encoding XRE family transcriptional regulator — translation MSRVRKPQPVDHSILNEMLALHLQQLEIQNGGMEAFLSKTGLARGTYYTMLRGIGNPTLKTIERIASKLNMTVFELLGFEIDDARRALKKRGVDYDELTSAIRKKDEATRRVVRQTRSQKLLG, via the coding sequence ATGTCGCGCGTCCGCAAGCCCCAGCCGGTCGATCATTCCATCCTCAATGAAATGCTGGCGCTGCACCTCCAGCAGCTTGAGATCCAGAATGGTGGGATGGAGGCCTTCCTCTCCAAGACGGGGTTGGCGCGAGGGACCTACTACACGATGCTGCGCGGCATCGGAAATCCAACCCTGAAGACAATCGAGCGCATCGCTTCCAAGCTCAATATGACCGTATTCGAGTTGCTGGGCTTCGAGATTGACGATGCGCGCAGGGCGCTGAAGAAGCGCGGCGTCGACTATGATGAGCTGACCTCAGCCATCCGGAAAAAAGATGAAGCTACCCGGCGTGTAGTGCGGCAGACCCGGTCGCAGAAGCTATTGGGCTAA
- a CDS encoding IS5 family transposase, whose protein sequence is MWTEQSRGRMAQIAKKTKRYPSDLTDEEWEQFAPLMPKPGRRGRPREVDFREVVNAVRYLVRSGCGWRMLPIHFGPWQTVYGWFRELARRFLFQTIHDVALMLDRERAGREASPTAGVIDSQSVKAPQAETRGYDAGKKIVGRKRHIAVDTDGRLLMVNLTTADISDSAGAQAILDGIRKRWPWVKHLFADGAYDRLKLMDKATYLDFVVEIIRRSDDQKGFEVLPRRWVVERTFGWMTRWRRLVRDYEQRIDVSHAMILVAMGGNLIRRNAHP, encoded by the coding sequence ATGTGGACAGAGCAGAGCCGTGGCCGGATGGCCCAGATTGCCAAGAAGACCAAGCGCTACCCGTCTGATTTGACGGACGAGGAGTGGGAGCAGTTCGCACCGCTGATGCCCAAGCCTGGGCGTCGCGGGCGTCCGCGCGAGGTTGATTTCCGGGAGGTGGTCAACGCGGTGCGCTACCTGGTCCGCTCCGGTTGCGGTTGGCGGATGCTGCCGATCCATTTCGGACCCTGGCAGACGGTCTACGGCTGGTTCCGCGAATTGGCGCGGCGCTTTCTGTTCCAGACCATCCACGACGTGGCGCTGATGCTGGATCGCGAGCGAGCCGGGCGCGAGGCCAGTCCCACGGCTGGCGTGATCGACAGCCAGTCGGTCAAGGCTCCGCAAGCTGAAACAAGGGGTTACGACGCCGGCAAGAAGATCGTCGGCCGCAAGCGACACATTGCCGTCGATACGGATGGACGGCTGTTGATGGTCAACCTCACCACCGCCGATATCTCCGACAGTGCTGGCGCTCAGGCGATCCTGGATGGTATCCGCAAGCGCTGGCCCTGGGTCAAGCATCTGTTCGCCGACGGCGCCTATGACCGGCTGAAGCTCATGGACAAAGCCACCTATCTCGACTTCGTGGTCGAGATCATCCGTCGATCCGACGACCAGAAGGGCTTCGAAGTCTTGCCCCGCCGCTGGGTCGTCGAGCGGACCTTCGGCTGGATGACCCGATGGCGCCGCCTCGTGCGCGACTACGAGCAGCGCATCGACGTCTCTCACGCCATGATCCTTGTCGCAATGGGCGGCAATCTCATCCGTCGAAACGCTCATCCGTGA
- a CDS encoding IS110 family transposase translates to MKYFAGLDVSLEETSICIVDETGRIVKEARALSDPQALCDALKGTGLPLERIGLEACSLTAWLHDGLHAEGLPAICIETRQANAAMKTMPNKTDRNDARALAQIMRTGWYQQVHVKSRQCRLWRSLLVARRTVLNEMRSIENVVRAMLREAGVKLGLPSRSAFAGRVRELAGADAQMMAMVEPLLAILAVMLGEFARLTKQVLDIVRKEEVCRRLMSAPGVGPITALAFRATIDRPERFGSSRAVGAHLGLTPARYQSGETDIQGRVSRCGDELARTALYEAAHSLLVRSKKWSSLRAWGMTIARRRGMARARVAVARKLAVILHRMWAEATEFRFGKEPAAAAA, encoded by the coding sequence ATGAAGTACTTTGCCGGACTGGACGTGTCTTTGGAAGAGACCTCTATTTGCATTGTCGACGAGACTGGCCGGATCGTGAAGGAGGCGAGAGCGTTGAGCGATCCGCAGGCGTTGTGTGACGCGCTGAAGGGGACCGGCTTGCCGCTTGAGCGGATCGGCCTGGAAGCGTGCTCGCTGACGGCCTGGCTTCACGATGGATTGCACGCCGAAGGCTTGCCGGCGATCTGCATCGAGACGCGGCAGGCCAATGCGGCGATGAAGACCATGCCCAACAAGACCGATCGCAATGACGCCCGCGCGCTGGCGCAGATCATGCGCACCGGCTGGTATCAGCAGGTGCACGTCAAGAGCCGGCAGTGCCGGCTTTGGCGCTCGCTGCTGGTTGCCCGCCGCACGGTGCTGAACGAGATGCGTTCGATCGAGAACGTGGTGCGGGCGATGCTGCGCGAGGCCGGCGTCAAACTGGGCTTGCCGTCGCGCAGCGCTTTTGCCGGCCGCGTGCGGGAACTGGCCGGCGCCGACGCCCAGATGATGGCGATGGTCGAGCCGCTGCTTGCGATCCTCGCCGTCATGCTGGGAGAGTTCGCCCGCCTGACCAAGCAGGTTCTCGATATCGTGCGCAAGGAGGAAGTCTGCCGGCGGCTGATGAGCGCGCCGGGCGTCGGGCCGATCACCGCGCTTGCCTTCCGCGCCACGATCGACCGGCCGGAGCGGTTCGGCTCGTCGCGGGCGGTAGGAGCGCATCTGGGGCTGACGCCGGCGCGCTACCAGTCCGGCGAGACCGACATCCAGGGAAGGGTCAGCCGCTGCGGCGATGAACTCGCCCGCACCGCCCTCTACGAGGCAGCGCATTCGCTGCTCGTGCGATCGAAGAAGTGGTCGAGCCTCAGGGCCTGGGGCATGACCATCGCCAGGCGCCGGGGCATGGCGCGGGCGCGGGTGGCGGTGGCCCGCAAGCTGGCGGTCATCCTGCATCGCATGTGGGCCGAGGCAACCGAATTCCGCTTTGGAAAGGAGCCTGCCGCGGCGGCGGCGTGA
- a CDS encoding sensor histidine kinase — protein sequence MRLVELSRTTSFRLAIAFLALFGLASLTLFAFISWEVKGFLSNRVDEWVQREGKVLSRLDATALAQRLDNRQRDDATTERPITLYDATGKVLAGNPLPFPAGHDNATAPFEFGHGSHLPMAPFRGLTWRLPTGQTLLVAQSVDELNEFGDVLLGAMLLAGGVTTVLGLVGAILIGAGAVRQLDDITRATRSIVKGDLSGRLPTRGSGDVGRLVAVVNEMLDELQRLMNEVKGVCDNIAHEMRTPLTRLLAGLDRSRRRSSSTADYAESVDEAIAETQGILKTFGALLRISEIEDGARRAGFIDVDLGAIVTDAVEFYEPLAEDKNITLRSYFEGEPARPSRGDPSLLFEAFANLIDNAIKFTPAGGSVEVRFARSGAADIVSVSDTGPGISEADRTMVLKRFYRAEPSRHEPGNGLGLSLVAAIARLHDMDMVIEGPPGCRIALTRDRSETLSHIVEN from the coding sequence ATGCGGCTGGTTGAGCTCTCCAGGACAACCAGCTTCAGGCTGGCGATCGCGTTCCTGGCTTTGTTCGGCCTGGCGTCGCTGACACTTTTCGCCTTCATCTCATGGGAAGTGAAAGGCTTTCTCTCGAACAGGGTTGACGAGTGGGTGCAGCGTGAGGGCAAGGTGCTATCGCGTCTCGATGCGACCGCGCTGGCGCAGAGGCTGGACAACCGCCAGCGCGACGACGCCACCACCGAGCGGCCGATTACCCTTTACGATGCGACCGGCAAGGTCCTCGCCGGCAACCCGCTACCCTTCCCCGCCGGACATGACAATGCCACCGCCCCGTTCGAGTTTGGCCACGGAAGCCATCTTCCCATGGCGCCCTTTCGCGGGCTGACCTGGCGATTGCCGACAGGCCAAACCCTGCTTGTTGCGCAAAGCGTCGACGAATTGAACGAATTCGGCGACGTCCTGCTCGGCGCAATGTTGCTCGCCGGCGGCGTGACGACGGTTCTGGGATTGGTTGGAGCGATCCTGATCGGCGCCGGTGCCGTCCGGCAACTGGACGACATCACCAGGGCGACCCGCAGCATCGTCAAGGGCGACCTCTCCGGCCGCCTGCCGACGCGAGGCAGCGGAGACGTCGGGCGGCTTGTCGCCGTGGTCAACGAGATGTTGGACGAATTGCAGCGGCTGATGAACGAGGTGAAAGGCGTCTGCGACAACATCGCCCATGAAATGCGCACGCCGCTGACCCGCCTGCTTGCCGGTCTCGACCGTTCGAGAAGACGGTCGTCATCCACTGCCGACTATGCCGAAAGCGTCGACGAGGCGATTGCCGAAACGCAAGGCATCTTGAAGACCTTCGGCGCGCTGTTGCGCATTTCCGAAATCGAGGACGGCGCGCGGCGGGCCGGTTTCATCGACGTCGACCTTGGCGCCATCGTCACCGATGCCGTCGAGTTCTACGAGCCGCTGGCCGAGGACAAGAACATCACGCTCAGATCCTATTTCGAGGGCGAGCCCGCCAGACCCTCGCGCGGTGACCCGAGCCTGCTCTTCGAGGCTTTCGCCAACCTGATCGACAATGCGATCAAATTCACGCCGGCAGGCGGCTCCGTCGAGGTCCGGTTTGCCCGCAGCGGCGCAGCCGACATCGTCTCTGTCAGCGACACCGGCCCCGGTATTTCCGAGGCCGACCGAACCATGGTTCTGAAGCGGTTCTACCGCGCGGAGCCGAGCCGTCACGAACCCGGCAACGGCCTCGGCCTCAGTCTGGTGGCGGCGATCGCGCGCTTACATGACATGGATATGGTGATCGAAGGACCACCCGGTTGCCGGATAGCCTTGACCCGCGACCGATCCGAGACGCTGTCGCACATAGTCGAGAATTGA
- a CDS encoding response regulator transcription factor, which produces MTTILVIEDDAQTSREIEAALVDYGYETRTAFTGRDGLVKAISDPYDAIVLDRMLPGNLDGLGVLAALRAAGIHAPVLILSALTAVDERVRGLKAGGDDYLTKPFDFLELTARLDVLLRRRNAPITESVLRAGSLEVDLLTHTVRRQGQLVDLLPREYRLLEYLVRNAGQVVTRTMLFEEIWHYRYDEPTNLIDVHVSKLRRKIDTAGEPSVIQTVRGSGYVLNAAG; this is translated from the coding sequence GTGACAACCATACTGGTGATAGAGGACGATGCGCAGACCTCGCGCGAAATCGAGGCTGCGCTTGTCGACTATGGATATGAGACGCGGACGGCCTTCACCGGCCGCGACGGTCTCGTGAAAGCGATCAGCGATCCCTATGATGCCATCGTTCTCGATCGCATGCTGCCGGGCAACCTCGACGGGCTGGGCGTGCTGGCGGCGCTGCGTGCGGCCGGCATCCATGCGCCGGTGCTGATCCTCAGCGCCTTGACGGCCGTCGATGAACGCGTTCGCGGACTGAAGGCCGGCGGCGATGACTACTTGACCAAGCCTTTCGATTTCCTTGAGCTGACGGCCAGACTGGATGTCCTGCTCCGCCGGCGCAATGCACCGATAACCGAATCCGTACTGCGTGCCGGCTCGTTGGAGGTGGACCTTCTGACACACACCGTTCGCCGCCAGGGCCAGCTCGTCGACCTGCTGCCGCGGGAATACCGGCTCTTGGAATATCTTGTCCGCAATGCCGGACAGGTGGTGACGCGCACCATGTTGTTCGAGGAGATATGGCACTACCGTTACGACGAGCCAACCAATCTCATCGATGTGCATGTCAGCAAGCTGCGGCGCAAGATCGACACGGCCGGCGAGCCGTCGGTCATCCAGACGGTGCGCGGCTCGGGTTACGTCCTCAATGCGGCTGGTTGA
- a CDS encoding response regulator transcription factor, whose amino-acid sequence MRILIVEDDEKTASYLKRGLSEAGHVVDRARDGATGLAMALEDIYDVLVLDRMLPQMDGIELVKGIRAHGNQVPALMLSARASTQDRIEGLQAGCDDYIAKPYAFSEILARLDALARRVQPTRRQAVLKVGDLELDVLGRRAVRGARHIDLQYREFLLLELLMRHAGQIVTRSMLLETAWPYDFEPRGNVVDMHIHRLRGKVDEGFAAPLIHTVQGSGYVLSPQRP is encoded by the coding sequence ATGCGTATCCTGATTGTCGAAGACGATGAAAAGACGGCAAGCTACCTGAAGCGCGGGCTTTCGGAAGCCGGCCATGTCGTCGACCGCGCTCGCGACGGCGCGACGGGCCTGGCCATGGCGCTGGAAGACATCTACGACGTTCTCGTCCTCGACAGGATGCTTCCGCAGATGGACGGGATCGAATTGGTCAAAGGCATCCGGGCCCACGGCAACCAGGTGCCGGCGTTGATGTTGAGCGCCCGCGCCAGCACGCAAGACAGGATCGAAGGCCTACAGGCGGGATGCGACGATTACATCGCCAAGCCCTATGCCTTCTCGGAGATACTGGCGCGACTCGACGCGTTGGCAAGGCGCGTCCAGCCGACACGGCGGCAGGCGGTGCTGAAGGTCGGCGACCTGGAGCTTGATGTGCTTGGCCGGCGCGCGGTGCGCGGTGCACGCCACATCGATCTCCAGTACCGGGAATTCCTGTTGCTGGAGCTGCTGATGCGCCACGCCGGCCAGATCGTGACGCGTTCGATGCTGCTCGAAACGGCATGGCCCTATGATTTCGAACCGCGCGGCAACGTCGTCGACATGCATATCCACCGCTTGCGCGGCAAGGTGGATGAGGGGTTCGCCGCCCCGCTGATCCACACGGTGCAGGGCTCGGGCTACGTTCTCAGTCCGCAGCGGCCCTAG
- a CDS encoding efflux RND transporter periplasmic adaptor subunit, whose product MRDDPENQDNQTTSGKTADGQRSALGTVRWLALGVILVVAAGAGALTLRQGDTAPLAKIAAAPIPVTAAIASVRDLPIARTGLGTVLPLNQVDVKARVDGQIQRIFFGEGEEVKAGDILAQIDPRAYAALLAQAQATLQKDVAQLANARADEARATKLTQSGAGTTQAADTARAQVAVMQAAVDGDQAAVDTAKLNLDYATITAPISGRVGLKQANEGTLVHANDATGIVTITQMQPIAVQFSLPQDQLPDLQSGQSAGSLPVAADARDSSRKIADGKLTAIDSQIDTTTGMIKLKAEFDNNDKALWPGALVTVQVGVRTEHNAVVLPSAAVQSGQSGPYVFVVKPDNTVTIAKVTTGDVVGDVTMLTSGAVAGDNIVVSGQSRLTEGTSVKVTQADDPSQKVALETK is encoded by the coding sequence GTGCGCGACGACCCTGAAAACCAAGACAACCAGACAACTAGTGGCAAGACGGCAGACGGCCAGAGGTCCGCTCTCGGCACGGTACGGTGGCTGGCGCTCGGCGTGATCCTTGTCGTGGCGGCAGGTGCCGGAGCCCTGACGCTCCGCCAGGGCGATACCGCGCCGCTTGCCAAGATCGCCGCCGCGCCGATTCCGGTCACCGCCGCCATTGCCTCTGTACGCGACCTGCCGATCGCGCGCACCGGGCTCGGCACCGTGCTTCCGCTGAACCAGGTCGACGTCAAGGCCAGGGTCGACGGACAGATACAGCGCATCTTCTTCGGCGAGGGAGAGGAGGTGAAGGCGGGCGATATCCTTGCCCAGATCGATCCACGGGCCTATGCCGCGCTGCTCGCGCAGGCGCAGGCCACTTTGCAGAAGGATGTCGCGCAGCTCGCCAATGCGCGCGCCGATGAAGCGCGGGCGACGAAGCTCACCCAGTCCGGGGCCGGCACCACGCAGGCGGCCGATACGGCCCGCGCCCAGGTTGCGGTCATGCAGGCGGCGGTTGATGGCGATCAGGCCGCAGTCGATACCGCCAAGCTCAATCTCGACTATGCTACGATCACCGCGCCGATCTCCGGGCGCGTGGGCCTGAAGCAGGCCAATGAGGGTACGCTGGTGCATGCCAATGATGCCACCGGCATCGTCACCATCACCCAGATGCAACCGATCGCCGTGCAGTTCTCGCTGCCCCAGGACCAGTTGCCCGACCTTCAGTCCGGCCAGTCCGCCGGGTCGCTCCCGGTTGCCGCCGACGCCAGGGACAGCTCCAGGAAGATCGCTGACGGCAAGCTGACGGCCATCGACAGCCAGATCGACACGACGACCGGCATGATCAAGCTGAAAGCTGAATTCGACAACAACGACAAGGCGCTCTGGCCGGGGGCACTGGTGACGGTTCAGGTCGGTGTGCGTACCGAGCATAACGCCGTCGTGCTGCCTTCGGCCGCGGTGCAGAGCGGCCAGAGCGGCCCCTATGTCTTCGTCGTCAAGCCGGACAACACCGTTACCATCGCCAAGGTGACCACAGGCGATGTGGTCGGCGACGTCACCATGCTGACCTCCGGCGCGGTGGCCGGCGACAACATCGTGGTGTCTGGCCAGTCCCGCCTGACCGAGGGGACGAGCGTGAAGGTGACGCAGGCCGACGACCCGTCCCAGAAGGTGGCGCTGGAGACGAAATGA
- a CDS encoding efflux RND transporter permease subunit → MSISELFIRRRVGTCLLALGVLMLGAVAYFSLPVAPLPQIDFPTIEVEAQVPGASADTMANTVATPLENSLSSVSGVTQMTSSSASGRTTIVMQFDLTRDINAAAQDVQAAISATSGLLPKSMTSPPTYHKVNPAEATLLTLSLSSDIMATTELDHYAEDVIAQQLSQMMGVGLVDFHGPQRPSVRIRLDPEKVAARGLTLEDVRTVIGQQTVNAPKGSLSGDGRTVVLGATDQLVDVPAYQGMVVAYRNGAPILLGDLGTVLTAPQDTHQAAWLQGTRSVMIDIHKQAGFNVLSTIQSIKDRLPALSQSLPASVKLTVVGDRTQIIQASVADVQYTMLITIALVVGVIFVFLRNFWATVIPSITIPLSLFGTFCVMYLLGYSLDNLSLMGLVIAVGFVVDDAIVVIENITRHLEMGKSKTMAAIDGAREVTFTIISMTISLIAVFIPILLMGGVVGRLFREFAVTVSIAILISGLVSLTVTPMMCAWLIKPDHDRQHGQFYRWSERGFQAVTNGYARCLDVVLAHRALMLLVTVGTLALTLWLYTITPKGFLPEQDTGYIQGQAQAATDISFEAMSTKMQQLGAIVQKDPDVDNVGFWINPSPSVSVGQIQVNLKPFGQRKASARQVMARLKSAAANIEGLTLNMLIRQDIQIGGRQGAAQYQYTLQSGDSAELDKWAATMKKAIAALPGLLDVSSDARPAATSATLDIDRPTAARLGVSVQAIDDVLYDAFGQRQVATLFTQVSQYHVVLELDPSFQLNTDALSRLYVRSSTTQKLIPVSMLASVKNGVLPVTVNHQGSLPATTLSFNLAPGVSLSDAVTAIHAAEINAGMPVSVTGSFQGTAQAFQDSLASQPWLILAAVIAVYIVLGVLYESAIHPLTIISTLPSAGLGALLALLLFGQDLSIMGMIGIILLIGIVKKNAIMMIDFALEAERERGLSPTESIRQACLMRFRPIIMTTLAALLGALPLALGHGPGAELRVPLGIAIVGGLVISQILTLFTTPVIYLTFDRFAGRRRKRAVKAAPIQIALE, encoded by the coding sequence ATGAGCATCTCGGAACTCTTCATCCGGCGCCGTGTCGGCACCTGCCTGCTGGCGCTCGGCGTCCTGATGCTGGGCGCGGTGGCTTATTTTAGCCTGCCGGTGGCGCCGTTGCCGCAGATCGACTTCCCGACGATCGAGGTTGAGGCGCAGGTTCCGGGTGCCAGCGCCGACACGATGGCGAACACGGTTGCGACACCGCTGGAAAATTCGCTGTCGAGCGTTTCCGGCGTGACGCAGATGACGTCGTCCAGTGCGTCGGGCCGCACCACGATCGTCATGCAGTTCGACCTGACGCGCGACATCAATGCCGCAGCGCAGGATGTGCAAGCGGCGATCTCGGCGACCAGCGGCTTGCTGCCCAAAAGCATGACCAGCCCGCCGACATACCACAAGGTCAATCCGGCAGAGGCGACGCTGCTGACCCTTTCGCTGAGCTCCGACATCATGGCGACGACCGAGCTCGACCACTATGCCGAGGACGTGATCGCCCAGCAGTTGTCGCAGATGATGGGCGTCGGCCTCGTCGACTTTCACGGGCCGCAACGCCCGTCGGTGCGCATCCGACTCGATCCCGAAAAAGTCGCCGCGCGCGGCCTGACGCTGGAGGACGTGCGCACCGTCATCGGCCAGCAGACGGTCAATGCGCCGAAAGGCTCGCTCAGCGGCGATGGGCGCACCGTCGTGCTCGGCGCCACCGATCAGCTTGTCGATGTGCCGGCCTATCAGGGAATGGTGGTGGCCTATCGCAACGGCGCACCGATCCTGCTTGGCGACCTCGGCACGGTTCTCACCGCGCCCCAGGATACGCACCAGGCGGCCTGGCTGCAGGGCACGCGCTCGGTAATGATCGATATCCACAAGCAGGCCGGCTTCAACGTGCTGAGCACCATCCAGTCGATCAAGGACCGGCTGCCGGCGCTATCACAAAGCTTGCCGGCATCGGTCAAGCTGACGGTGGTGGGCGACCGAACCCAGATCATCCAGGCATCCGTCGCCGATGTGCAATACACGATGCTGATCACCATCGCGCTGGTGGTCGGCGTGATCTTCGTGTTCCTGCGCAATTTCTGGGCGACGGTGATCCCGAGCATCACGATCCCGCTGTCGCTGTTTGGCACGTTCTGCGTGATGTATCTGCTCGGCTACAGCCTGGACAACCTATCGCTGATGGGCTTGGTCATCGCGGTGGGTTTCGTCGTTGACGACGCGATTGTTGTCATCGAGAACATCACCCGCCATCTCGAAATGGGCAAGTCGAAGACCATGGCGGCGATAGACGGGGCGCGCGAGGTGACCTTCACCATCATCTCGATGACCATATCGCTGATCGCCGTCTTCATCCCCATCCTGTTGATGGGCGGTGTGGTCGGCCGGCTGTTCCGCGAATTCGCGGTGACGGTGAGCATCGCCATCCTGATATCGGGCCTGGTTTCGCTGACCGTGACGCCAATGATGTGCGCCTGGCTGATCAAGCCTGACCACGACCGCCAGCATGGACAGTTCTATCGATGGTCGGAGCGGGGATTCCAGGCCGTGACGAACGGCTATGCGCGTTGCCTGGACGTCGTGCTGGCGCATCGCGCGCTGATGCTGCTGGTCACGGTCGGCACGCTGGCGCTGACGCTATGGCTCTACACGATCACACCGAAGGGATTCCTGCCCGAGCAGGATACCGGATACATCCAGGGGCAGGCACAGGCGGCCACCGACATTTCCTTCGAGGCGATGTCGACGAAGATGCAACAGCTCGGCGCCATCGTGCAGAAGGATCCCGATGTCGACAACGTCGGCTTCTGGATCAACCCCAGCCCGTCGGTCAGCGTTGGACAGATCCAGGTCAACCTCAAGCCTTTTGGACAACGCAAGGCCAGCGCCAGGCAGGTGATGGCACGACTCAAGTCGGCCGCGGCCAACATCGAGGGCCTGACGCTGAACATGCTGATTCGCCAGGACATCCAGATCGGTGGGCGCCAGGGCGCGGCGCAATACCAATACACGCTGCAAAGCGGCGATTCCGCCGAGCTCGACAAATGGGCGGCGACCATGAAAAAGGCGATTGCGGCGCTGCCTGGCCTGCTCGACGTGTCGTCGGACGCGCGGCCGGCGGCGACCAGCGCGACGCTCGATATCGACCGCCCGACGGCGGCGCGGCTCGGCGTCAGCGTGCAGGCGATCGACGACGTCCTCTACGACGCCTTCGGCCAGCGGCAGGTCGCCACGCTGTTCACGCAGGTCAGCCAGTACCATGTGGTGCTGGAGCTCGATCCGAGCTTCCAGCTCAACACGGATGCGCTGAGCCGCCTGTATGTCCGCTCCTCAACAACGCAGAAGCTGATCCCGGTGAGCATGCTGGCGAGTGTGAAGAACGGCGTCCTGCCGGTGACGGTGAACCACCAGGGCTCGCTACCGGCGACGACACTGTCGTTCAACCTGGCGCCCGGCGTGTCGCTCAGCGATGCGGTGACGGCGATCCACGCCGCCGAGATCAATGCTGGAATGCCGGTCAGCGTCACCGGTTCCTTCCAGGGCACCGCGCAGGCCTTCCAGGATTCGCTGGCCAGCCAGCCCTGGTTGATCCTGGCGGCGGTGATCGCGGTCTACATCGTGCTCGGCGTGCTCTACGAGAGCGCGATCCACCCGTTGACCATCATTTCGACGCTGCCGTCGGCGGGGCTCGGTGCGTTGCTGGCGCTGCTGCTGTTCGGGCAGGACCTGTCGATCATGGGCATGATCGGCATCATCCTCTTGATCGGCATCGTCAAGAAAAACGCGATCATGATGATCGACTTCGCACTGGAGGCTGAGCGCGAACGGGGTCTCAGTCCGACCGAGTCGATCCGGCAGGCATGCCTGATGCGCTTCCGGCCAATCATCATGACGACACTGGCCGCGCTGCTCGGCGCCCTGCCGCTGGCGCTAGGCCATGGCCCCGGCGCCGAACTTCGCGTGCCGCTTGGCATAGCGATTGTTGGCGGACTCGTGATCTCGCAGATACTGACCCTGTTCACAACACCGGTCATCTACCTGACCTTCGACCGGTTCGCCGGTCGGCGAAGAAAGCGGGCGGTTAAGGCTGCGCCAATTCAAATCGCCCTCGAATGA
- a CDS encoding pseudoazurin: MKLRLITAAAALLALAGAANAEEHIVQLLTKGDKGSMVFQPNFIKAAPGDTVKFVPGDKTHNVETIQGMIPDGAQEFKGKVGETITVTLTQEGVYGVKCNPHYGMGMVALIVFGKPVNLDAAQTVKQVGKARTVFPDLFSQVMKAN; encoded by the coding sequence ATGAAACTTCGCCTGATTACCGCCGCCGCCGCCCTGCTCGCTCTTGCCGGCGCCGCAAATGCCGAGGAACACATTGTCCAGTTGCTGACAAAGGGAGACAAGGGTTCCATGGTCTTCCAGCCCAATTTCATCAAGGCGGCACCGGGCGACACGGTCAAGTTTGTGCCTGGCGACAAGACCCACAATGTCGAAACCATCCAGGGAATGATCCCCGACGGCGCCCAGGAGTTCAAGGGCAAGGTTGGTGAAACGATCACCGTGACGCTGACGCAAGAGGGCGTCTACGGCGTGAAATGCAATCCGCATTACGGCATGGGCATGGTGGCGCTGATCGTCTTCGGCAAGCCCGTGAACCTCGACGCGGCGCAGACCGTCAAGCAGGTCGGCAAGGCCAGGACCGTATTCCCTGACCTGTTCAGCCAGGTGATGAAGGCGAACTGA
- a CDS encoding LysR family transcriptional regulator, whose product MVEIANTGVTLRQLQIFREVVRLGSERQAAKVLRVTQSAVSQQVAQLETALGVPLFRREGNRLVATAQAWELLREIDGTFLSLDRVGKSIAALKGIEGHAIGIAAPDIFCFTLVPRAVRQIRVHDRSCVFHVKSGSYQDVAEHVLNGRADLGVSRLPLDERLFDWMPVTTATNVCLFPAGHRLAEKDLITPEDLRGEPLIDIEPRQNTHQMDLNALRYMGVEPNIAVEVDANGHEAAFIAAGVGISVTNSVVAKECALFGLRFRPFEPSAIYHYVVFWQRGRQLSGQLRLARERLADALRDSA is encoded by the coding sequence TTGGTCGAGATTGCGAACACGGGTGTAACGCTCCGCCAGCTGCAGATTTTCCGGGAGGTCGTGCGACTGGGGTCTGAACGTCAGGCCGCCAAGGTCCTTCGCGTCACCCAATCGGCGGTGAGCCAACAGGTCGCGCAATTGGAGACGGCGCTTGGTGTGCCGCTGTTTCGGCGCGAGGGAAACCGGCTGGTCGCCACGGCGCAGGCCTGGGAGCTGCTTCGCGAGATCGACGGGACGTTTTTAAGCCTCGACAGGGTTGGAAAGTCGATCGCGGCGCTCAAGGGGATTGAGGGTCATGCAATCGGCATCGCGGCGCCAGACATCTTTTGCTTCACCCTTGTCCCGCGAGCTGTCAGGCAGATCCGTGTCCATGACCGATCCTGTGTCTTCCACGTCAAGTCAGGCAGTTACCAGGACGTCGCGGAGCATGTACTCAACGGGCGCGCTGATCTGGGCGTCTCGCGTCTGCCCCTCGACGAGAGACTCTTTGACTGGATGCCCGTCACAACCGCGACCAATGTCTGTCTCTTTCCGGCGGGGCATCGGTTAGCCGAAAAGGACCTGATCACGCCGGAAGATTTGCGGGGCGAGCCACTGATCGATATCGAGCCCCGGCAGAATACTCACCAGATGGATTTGAACGCGCTGCGCTACATGGGCGTCGAGCCGAACATCGCCGTCGAGGTGGACGCCAACGGGCACGAGGCTGCATTCATTGCGGCCGGTGTCGGGATTTCGGTGACAAACAGTGTCGTGGCGAAGGAATGCGCGCTCTTTGGCCTCCGGTTCCGACCTTTTGAACCCAGCGCAATTTATCACTACGTCGTGTTCTGGCAGCGGGGGCGCCAGTTAAGCGGCCAACTGCGGCTGGCAAGGGAACGGCTCGCCGATGCGCTGCGGGATTCCGCATGA